The nucleotide window GTTTTGTACTTTTGCCAATTGTCCGACCGTCACACAGGGGCAGCGAGAGTGGATACTTGCTATTTAAGTGGCTAAGATTTCCTAGCAGTTTTATGGGTGTGGTgttggatgtaatacatataaAGGAGATTGCATATGTTAATAACATAAGCCTGAGATGTGTTCTATGGGAGTATTTTGGAAATTGTGTTGGGTGATGGATGGTTCTCTAGATTTCTCAGGCTTGAAAATTCTGTTCAAATGCTTGCAAGTCTGATGATGCAATGAGAAGTTCACATTTTAAAACGTCGTTaaggggatttttatttttattttttaaatttttttcgatAACTTTAATGATAGGCTATGTAATATAAGGTGTTGGGAGAACAAATGGGAAAAGGAGAATCACTGGTCAAGAATAGTTGCAGCTTTGGTAACGTGTGTGAGTAGTACTAGTTTAATTAATTAACTATGTGGTTGATGTCCACCAACAAAATTTGACTTGGTGGTGTTTTATATTTAAACAGTacatttaatatttttataaaatatataacttTTACAttccaaaaagaaaatggaattACTTGTACAAATCATGATGCATCTTTAGAAATTTTACATATGTGATTATTCTTGCATAAACAAATTGTATGGCAATATTTGGGATGGGGTTAGCCCCTTGTGAAAGTTTGTTTGTTACCGTAAAGCTGGTCAAGTCTACTCATCTGTAGTCACTAAGCACAGGGTCTAGCTTGATGTCTTACCTAAAGCTAAGAGAAAATTGACACAATGTGACATGACAACTCAGCTGGGCATCTACTGACTCAGCTGTGTTACTGAGTTTTGGAAAGACTGGGAAAGACTCGCAACAGTCAACTCGCTTTTGTCAGTTTGTTAGATTGGTAACTCTTTTTAGTTCATGTGACATAAAAACAGGAAGGGCACCTCACTGGATCAAAACCTCTTTTTACAGGATGTTGCGTGAGGGTCGGCTCAGGTGGGACACAGGTCAACTCATCGGCTCAGCCAACCTTGACATAGACCCAAAGAAGATCATCATCAAGTGGAATTTTGAACGTCTGTTTTGGTTGTTTTACATGTCTTCAGCTTGGTTTTTCCTGTGTAAAAGTAAAACAAAGCATAATGCAATCttcgtgttatatatatatatatagtacacaTTTCCATACCTCTGACCAGCTCACATTTTGTAGCTCTCTGGTAGAGGTCGAGAAAAGTGAAGAAAACAATCACCactctttttcttcctttaaaataataataataataataattaatttatttattttatataaatcACTGAATGCATCAAGAATATAATTTAAACGGACGCCCATCTGAAGCATGATATCCAACTCTCATAGAATTCGATACAAAAATGAAGGCTATATTATACAAGGCATTACAACATAGAAAAGGCCATTTTGTATCGGTTCCTTATCTCTATAAGCAAATGCCCATGCTGTCCATGGTTAAGCCAGCCATCAATGGCATCAAATGCAATGAACAAATAATGGAAATTATTGCGTAATCGCTTGTGATACGAAAACCAATGGCCAGGCATGCCATTAGTCCTCCTCACCTTTTGGAAAAAGAGAAATCGACAGAGTTGATATTGATCTCGTGTTGAGCATCGTTTGCCTGCACCAGAGGTGGTGGCAAAGAAGACATCtcttccatttctctctcttgttCAATCGGATCTTGACGCCCATGGTGGTGAGACGATGAGCCATCAAGAGTGCGGTGTGACGGTGAGGTTGACCCTTCAACATCCCACCTCTCATTGTCAGAGCCGTAGAATCGTGGAGAAGCTTGCAAACTGTCTACCTCACTTCGGTAGTGACGTAAGAGATGAACTGGAGAAAGGCCACCTGTGGGGGTTGCAGGCCTGCTCATGGACAGTGGTGTCACACTTCCAGACCGTCGACTTTCCTTTACATGCTTTCTAGCAGTGTGATGCCATTTCCTTAAAGCAGTTGCCACTCTCTCATTGAAGATGGTGGACTTCATGTTAGATCCCATCTGTGATTGATTATATGAGATTAGAATGGAAATACCTAAAAACCTTCTTGAAATTGATAAATTTTTCTACAAGAGAATGCAATGAAATTTCTTATCAGATTAATAAATTCCATTTGTTACTGATTAGTTACCTGTGTTACCAATGCGTAGAGAGGGAGAGTAACGTAGCTGCATAGGCACTGTATGAGAATTCTGCACCAGAACATAGACAACACTTTCTGTTATACTTTCATACTTAATGGccgaataaaagaaaaacaatgaacattttttttcatcaaaacaataaaaagaaagtTAAAACCATCGATTTGGCATGGAAAACCACTCACCCCATAGAGATTCTGATAATCACGTCTTCCGTCCGTGAATGGAAGCATGAACTCAAGCCAAATTCATACTGCAAATGGTCAAAGCCACAACAACTTATGTAAGAAAATCAAAGGCCTGTTAGATGGTCATCTGTTTTCTACAATTAAGGCTGAATTTGGATGTATAAGTGAATTGCATTTTCTACGCTTAGTATTCAAAATGAGAGCCCTCAAATTGTAGTTACATCTCTTTCAAGTCCAAATTAAGACTAGCATAATTAGTCTGATAAAGCTTCCACTTTATCAGACTAACTAATAACTGCCAATTCAACTCAATGTATGTCCAAAGGCACCCTATATCAATTGTGCTAGCTTTCAAATGTGATAGGATCTGGTCGCTTACCCAGGTCCATACGAAGAAAGCGAGCTGGAAGGCATTCTGCAACACGAAAATGACATttgtaaagagaaaaaaaaaaaaggtgataaTGCAAggcacaaacacacacacaaaatggGGGAGATGTTAATAAGTGGTTCACAAACAGGGCTAAGAATTGCTTTTTGGCATCTAATTTTGGAAGTGAGCTTTTAAGATAGAGGTGCCTTGTTTCTCTCCTTCTCACTATTCCTGAACTCTTCTCCAGATGACAAGGTCACCCAGGATTTCGAAACCAAATCCTGCTATGATCAATCCTCATTCTTCCAAAATGTTAGGTCCAGTAAAGATGGATTCAGCAGTCTGTATTTAACATGTACGTGACTTGGACACATTTTATTTTTGGCTGGCATGCCATTTGAATACATGAGATAAAAAGAGAGACATACACATGCGCGTGCATGCACGcacgcacacgcgcacacacacacacacacacacacacacacacacacacacacacacacacacagagagagagagagagagaacacctGAAAAAGAACAAAATGGATGAGGAAGAGTAAGAGGCGAGGACGATTGAACCAGAAATGATTATCAGTGAGCTGAACAATTGGGACACCCTTAATAACAACGTCTCCTCTGTCCTGAATTTGCAGCCCCATCCTTGTTATTATTACTTGAAGCTTTGTCCCCACCAACAGAATTATCTGCGGAGAGACAATAGTATATGCATTTATATTATTCCCCTTTTACCGTTGAATTATACAAGAAGATCTTGTGAATATAGATTAGTTGCAGGATGAGGATGAACAACAGGACTATTAAAGTATACCGAGTGATTGATACTTACGATCAATGGAATAAAAGGCAGCCATAGATAGGAATACCAGCCTGTCCACATACAATACACAACAACAACTCCAATAAAGGGTATAAACACACTTAATGCAATAACAATTGAaacgttttattattattattaatttaaggAGAATTTACAGACCGTGTGTGTTGAACAGCAGGAAGAGAACCGCGCAGAACCATATTGTGGGGCTGCATAATTGTAAAAGAAATTGTTAAGCAGCATTTTTGTAACAAAAAACACACATTCATAGGCCAtgtaaaaacaaaagaaagaaggatctttaaaaaaagaaaaaaaaaatcccttgtTGCGAGAGACACCCTCACTTCTTTTACTATGTACCCAAATAGGTGCATGAAATGCAATCATCATCATTAGAGAAGCTATATGATGTTGGGACATTACATGTATAATCCTACCGTCAACTCCCAAGACGCCTACCTGTGTATGGCGCAAAATGTCCTATTGACCCATACCACCATTGATGGTCAAATCTTTTgtgatttttctttttaagatagCAAGAAAGAACTAACTCTCTCATTACTTATCTAGGAAGAAGCCCAAAAGGAATAAAAACAGAAAGGAGGGTAAAACtcctaaggaaagaaaagaaatagaaagacaAACCCACACCTCAGGCTAGGGACAAGTGCCCACACACGGGACTAGGTCATTTGTGGATTTAACCACATTAGAAAAATCTCACTCTTCTTGCAACTTTTTTTTGGCCATTCAAGACCCATAAAATGAAAAGCATCTGTCAAGAACCGTGGCCTACATTTTTTAGATAGTAATGAATCATAATGAGTCAGCCATCAATTCAGAACTAAGACTTACATTTAATTCAATTGGTACTAATTTTATGAGAGAACACTACGGAAGAGTAGAATGgcaaaggaaacaaatgaaaattttgaaggtGGTTTGAGTATATTTTTTAACTTAGTAAAGTTTTCTTTTGTACAATTTCATTATAATTTCATTGTCCCCTTTATGCATTTATGGGTCAAAAAATGTAATCATGTAAGCACAATAGAAAGGAATTTCACCAGGAGACTTGGTACTGAATCCGTGTTTGTTGAACTCAATGTTAAGTAGTCCCTATACTGAAACATTTTGGATTGAGAAAACTTAGGTTGCCTAAAAGGTCTCTAAAATCTCAATTTATTAAGAGTTGATATACAAGGCTAACATCAGGAAATATGTATCCTAATAGGAATTGGTTTTCTTGATGGTTGAGGACATCCAACTTTATAAATAAGTCTAGGATCCTTGCCCCTTTCATGTGCTCAAAACATGGAgggtattttttttaatctttgcaTGTTCACATATAAGATAGAGAAGGTGTGCTAAGACTGTTGAGCGCTATTGAAATATGAATTTGATACTTAGCCAAAACGGGCCCCCATGCATCCGATGGCATCATTATGCCATATCAACTCAACTCCCGTAGCTTTCCAATGAATGATGATGTCATTACGCCATGACAAGGAGGTAGAAAACCAACTTAAGGCTTTGAGCCCCGTGTAGAGAACTCCATGTCTCGAACTATCAAGGGCAATGGGAAAATCGGGCCCACATGCATATACATACCCCTTTTGGGCACTTATTTTGAGATAGAGACAAGAGGAGAAGAGAAAGTTAtataagagagaaaaaaaaataaaaagaaaaagacgaGGACTATAGGACTCTGACTTTGGAACTTCCGGCACATATGCTTGTAAGGTTAAGCCTCACtcgcctaaaccttaacctctttcATTGGGAGGACCTTACGCCACGTGCTTAGGCCTCATTAGGACCCTAGCCAAGGGAAAGGCCTTGGGCCACGGGCCTGGATTCAAAAATGCAAGCTTCAATGCCAAGCGCCATGTACTGTTGGATCAAGCTCCGTGCTCAGGTGCAGACCCACCAACAGCTTCTGCGCATTGGCTTGAGTTCTCATTTAGCCTATAGAATGGATATGAGCGCAGATAGCCtgtgatgggcctctcacacagcCCTGCCCCAAATCAGGCACATAAGCCTCCTCTATGGTTGGTGCCAAGTGCAAAGCTTCTCATTATCTCGTGATGGGAACTAGAAAACTGTCTTAAACCCATCTCTAGCATGTAAGCCCCCACGGCATTATCAGGATAACCACTCGTGTATGTTACGGCCATCATGAACATCTTGGTTCTATTAGAACCAAAATATGTTCTACTTCACGTAGCAAGACATCTGCTCTGGTTTTTACCTTGCAATCAAGGGCTTTTCTCTAGGGATGTAATTTTGGGCCTTTGTTGGACCATATCTTGGAATGTAACGACTTTAAATATTAATAACAGCCACTCAGCATGCCTTTCTTTAGGCGTATGATGTGTAAGCATTCACATTTATTTGTAGATAGAGTTTGAAATACTCAACAGCTCCACAATGATAACAACGATTCCTAAATGCAATTATGGATCTCTAGATCTCCTTACAACGAATTATCACTTTCTCACACCTTGCTAGCTAATAGGTAATTTGATGCCACTGGCTCTTATGTCAAACCTATGACACCAACCATGGCCATATAAAATGCTAATGCTGAATGGCTAATGGAAAGGCCAAAACATCATCTCCACACTCGTAATTAGAATAACACATTTTGTCTCAAAGCAGCGTGAAGGACCAAAGTGATTGGGGCAGTTCAATGCTAAGGTGaatgatgtagaacgtgtcacagatataTTCCTAGCATGGTACGACCAAAAGGTGGACTGTAaaatgatcataacttttgatccgggtatcgttacgacgCACTAGACTGAGTATTAAGAACCGAGGCAGCACGAGATCTCGAAGACgaattcttttgaagtggaggggactgatgtagagtgggtcgctgACACTTTCacgtccaagatggatcagagaaggcccgatcagaagcagaagtcatcaagaccgtcagaaccttaaaacaggcatatctcgcaaatcggaatgagttactcgatgtaccatatatgattttggggtaagatgaGCTacttagccaaccaacctggcatattagggttgcccatgccgaatttgcgagattctatcatattgacggtcgaattccatgtttaatttcgtttttactataaataataagttttagtttgattataactcttcatccattgggctttaggagttgtgtccaacatggaaagtgtttagaaaaattaggagaataatgtggttaagtcATATAGAACACTTATtacaaaaagtaaatttactatttatagtaagctacgatttttagggagttttagttataatttaattcttaaacttctttcAAGTCTTgttattcctatttaaagggttgtagactcctttatcaatattcaacaagtttctttcatatatcttaaaattatttctattttttttcctcgtggattcgtgaagtctctgtgaagagtccagagaagctccgtaaaTTCTgcgtagttatccttgaggaagacggtgattgacctcatcacgttcatccctacgtcagtaAGCATGCCACAATAGGTGTGCACGCACCATAAAGCTCACATGGTGGCCAAAGGTAAGTGCTCAATCTCATGTTAATTCTTTAATTAGTGgttttcattttttgaattgCATATGTGTGCATTTCTAATTCTAAGTAAAAACTTGAATGGTTTGTGTTGAGTTCCAAATACAAGTCTACATCTTGTACTAATATTGTATTGAacaaaatgtttaaaaaaaaaaaaaaaaaaatttgaggggAGGGAGAAAAGTAAAAGAGTTATAAGTGACCTGATTCCAACGACAACTTTGAAATCCTCTTCAAGTGATCTTTTGATGTATTTCTGAAAATCAAATTTAATAGAGCTTTGTGGAGCCAAATGTGCCTGAAATCAGGAAAGCCACGTCGTTGATTTGAGAAAGAAAACATTTTAAAGAATAAAACTGGCAAGTGGAGGGACTTACCATGATAAATCCATGTCGCAAGGTTAGGTAATCCACTTTTGGAACAGACCTCACAAATTGCCTGAAGAAGCACACCTAAACATGAAGTGGAAACAGCTCCATCAGATGAGATGAGATGAGATGAGATGAGATGGGAAGAATGCACAGTAATAAAAGATGAAAAAGGAAACTTTCTTTTTATccattttcaagaaaaaaaaaaaatggaaatggtTCGTGCATTTGGAGGTAATAAGGTAAAAGTCAACCATCGTTTGTTACATTTTACTGAGGTCATGTATGGAAAGATAGGCAATGCTTTGGTCCATTTCGGCTGCTTTCCAAATCAATTCAATGGGTTTTTCATATCCTGTTGGATGGAAGGTTGCCCTGCCCGTCCAGATTTGACGTGCGAAAGAGATgcgtgaaagaaaagaaaagaaatatatatatatatatatatatatatatatatatatatatatatagagagagagagagagagagagagagagagagagagagagagagagagagcctactCCCCCTCTAATTACATTTGTAAaagatatatataaattattattagtattaaaaaaaaaaaagttaatctCTCACAAACAGTGCATGAAAAGTCTTGCGTTCTTACCTGATCCAACGGCTCAAAATCTTGCCAATTTGATTTTACCTACCTAAGTTTCCAATTGATTCACCGAGTTCTAGAACAATGGGCAGGGCCCAGCTTAAGAATGTCCATGCCCATGCCATGAGCTAGAGCTGGGTTGTTCTGGTTCCAGTGGACAAGCTAAGCCAATATTGGGAATACCACACCAAAGGCCACACACAGGGCATCAGGCAGACTCAAGCATAGGCCCATCGGGTTTTATTTGTTAGCCCTGGATAGGAGGCTCGGGCAATCCCATGGCCTGAAAGTTAAGCTAGCTGGGCTTGACACCCTAGATACTCAAATCTACAAAGGGTGCATGTGCCAATGGGACAATTTTATGCCTGGATCGTTACTCAGCTCTTTTCCTTGGGACTTGTTCCTCCTCAACTTAATGGAACAATCAGGATATTCCATTCGTTACTATCCATGGTGGGACAGTTGATACATCACCTATTTGCTTATAAGCCTTGGTTTGGAAACTCCTCATGTGGCCCAATTAAAAAAGCACAAGTACACATGTCAGATGCTAGGCTCACTGTCAAAAAGGACAACATTTTATGCAGAAACATTTTTGCTTTTCACCGTGGACCGCATGTGGTGCTTTTTCATTAGTGATTACATGAGGCCTATAGCATTTTGAATCTTGTACTAGCACTGAACCCATGACGCCGCTTACATAAGTTGCCGTATTATCTTTTTCTCCCTGCAAACATGCATCTTGTATGGCACATCCATTCCACCATGGAAGCCACGGGACCCGACGAGAAGATTACGCTCTTTCAAAATTTGGACTGATCCACTcacaaggtgggctacacatgtatGTATTGAATGTTAGACCACCAATTCTTCAAttattccaatggtgtggtccaccagactGATTTTTGTGCCAAGTGATAGCAGTAGGGTGGCCTACCATCTCTGCACAAGTGGCACATTAGCTGGAAAGAAAGGGCATAGATTTCTGAGGGGAGGGAGGGCATGACACTCACGGCGGCGAATATAGTTGATATATATTTTCAAATCTCGGAATTCATTAATTTCCAAGGTTATAACAATATAAATATTTAAGtccaattaatttatttttacccatgttttacattattattattattattattattttaaaatcattttatgataaacgtttctttgatatttgttttcagggGATCTGAAAATCTCTCCAAAATGTCCGATGCAGAGAAATTACTGAGAAGGAGATTTATGACTTTGGTGAATGAATAACACTTACAATCCAAATAAGAAAGGGGGAGTGGCTCCAACAGTTCAAGTGGCGTCGGCCGAAGGACGTGTCCCTTGCGAAACGAAACCTCTCCGGATCTGCCATCCAAACAATTTTCAACGTTGACAATTTCATCTAATTTTTGTACGCCTATTTAAAATAGAGATTTGCTAAGAGCTCGTGTATGTTCAATAAAGCTCGTGTATACGCCACACATGTTCGAGCATGATTCATTTgcgtgagatctaatccatccatcatgtcatCCTGACCTTCTGCATTGTTTTCGTAGAAGAAAAATCTGTTCCAATCAGCATGTGGTCCCCAATACTGAACAGGCGAAGTGTTAGAAAACTTAATCCAACCTTTTCAGAGAGCCGTACATTTTTtttgatggatggactggatcttggACCTACCTTGCCAAGCTGGCACGTGTAGCCTGTACATGAGCTTTGTTGCACACGCGCGTGGGCTAAACAATGTATGATAAAGAAAGGGTACGTGAAGAATGACTTTTCGACTTATTTTTACTACCATGAGAGAACTGGTATTCCACGGTCTTCGTTTCCCGTTCCCACGATTTCCAGCTTCTCATCTGCGCATTGAAACAAACATTTATTAATAATAATGGGCAGGGAACACGAAGAGTCATGCCGGTCAAATACACGACTTGGACCATTCATTGATTGGCTACCAAGAAGAATTCACTCatcatatgatatttttttttccatccaattacAAAagagacggtgtggataacagaAGGTTCAACAATTGAAAGAACAGTCCTTACAACAGTctttctgatgtagagcgggtcactggtaatttcatggccaagatggaccaggaAAGGTCTGATCGGATATagagatgatccagaccatcagaacttaaaacggacgtatctcgcaatctaGGGTagctgggttgggtggctaagtTAGTctgtcctactccaaaatcatatattgtaagTCTAATaattcattccggtttgtgagataaattcattttaagttctgacggtctagatcattttCATCTCCAATCAggccttttctagtccatcttcgccatgaaattatccgtgacccactctacattaatTTCACTTCGGGTAACATAATTATTTCCAATGTATCATTTTGATCATATTACCATAACCATTAAATCAGTTGGTTGGCAAGGCTACGGTGGTGAATAAAAAAAGAAGGCAATGCATGGAAAATTAGGGTAGACCCAATTTGCAGTCCAGATCATAGTTAGAATGTCCATGTCACGTGACGGTCTCAAATTTCAACAATAGCATCACACAAAAGTAATTGTGGGTCATTGGCTCATCATAAAA belongs to Magnolia sinica isolate HGM2019 chromosome 8, MsV1, whole genome shotgun sequence and includes:
- the LOC131253279 gene encoding MLO-like protein 6, producing MAGGGGEGTRSLEQTPTWAVAVVCFALVLISIFIEHIIHLIGKWLTKRHKRALYEALEKIKSELMLLGFISLLLTVGQAPISKICIPESVGNTWHPCKRNSTEGHQSTNNNEKTSSGDDSDDGVGRKLLWSSARRILAGGGTDKCAKGKVPLVSADGIHQLHIFIFVLAVFHVLYCISTMALGRLKMRSWKSWERETKTVEYQFSHDPERFRFARDTSFGRRHLNCWSHSPFLIWIVCFFRQFVRSVPKVDYLTLRHGFIMAHLAPQSSIKFDFQKYIKRSLEEDFKVVVGISPTIWFCAVLFLLFNTHGWYSYLWLPFIPLIIILLVGTKLQVIITRMGLQIQDRGDVVIKGVPIVQLTDNHFWFNRPRLLLFLIHFVLFQNAFQLAFFVWTWYEFGLSSCFHSRTEDVIIRISMGILIQCLCSYVTLPLYALVTQMGSNMKSTIFNERVATALRKWHHTARKHVKESRRSGSVTPLSMSRPATPTGGLSPVHLLRHYRSEVDSLQASPRFYGSDNERWDVEGSTSPSHRTLDGSSSHHHGRQDPIEQEREMEEMSSLPPPLVQANDAQHEININSVDFSFSKR